In Hermetia illucens chromosome 5, iHerIll2.2.curated.20191125, whole genome shotgun sequence, a single window of DNA contains:
- the LOC119658305 gene encoding neprilysin-4-like translates to MWKYLVFILVQICAASLVDNAWQVLQRTPRIRHVDPCSDFYQFACKAEANDLNVDSNSENTTLGFLGIAKQRVAEMLSESLSRNSSTRHYHDKSLRNARTFYSACLDTQPESALLELKRLLHPGINLPIPNQNWNETKFNWVQEVSALRQYGVQAIIHESVAPDWKDASIAKIYFVAPKFDFVHKEDLLGTSRNSGEFVFFYKRYIKLLFKKLGLTIRKAREVSEEIVAFETEIAKIVPDESEVTPPEPISFNTLRERIPQIEWMTYFANILDISIDTMSPLIVINEEYYRKLVNLISRTQSRVIAQYLLFKFMFKFRAAVEDTHSPEYCLEDVIKKMKTTVGKIFVNNYYSPETKQSVSEIVADVKEAFAEILNESVWLDQSTKGQALEKLRAVRTIVGYSDDLFTDNMESSVHLTSNYYENCVKLAKREAEVEHIQLYEGLRPWVPSPVDTNAFYKVTRNTIFIPAGLLVPPLYDQSYPKYRNYGVLGAIIGHELTHGFDFEGKNYDSKGSVQNWWTTKSLIAYYSHLECVLSQYNNISASESRESVGDFGSLSENVADSGGIQVAFRAYMNWKRRNQEEQVPKETMTSEKLFFMNFAKLWCIPQSNSSSPNKYRVFNSLASLPSFADAFGCEPGSKMNPVRRCKLW, encoded by the coding sequence ATGTGGAAATATTTAGTATTCATTTTGGTGCAAATATGTGCTGCAAGTTTAGTAGATAATGCTTGGCAGGTCCTCCAAAGGACACCGCGAATCAGACACGTTGACCCGTGCAGTGACTTTTATCAGTTCGCTTGCAAAGCAGAAGCAAACGATTTAAATGTGGACAGTAACAGCGAAAATACTACTTTGGGTTTCCTAGGGATTGCCAAACAAAGAGTGGCAGAGATGTTGTCTGAAAGTCTTAGTCGCAACTCATCAACCCGGCACTACCACGATAAATCATTGAGAAATGCAAGAACATTTTATTCAGCATGTTTGGACACTCAACCGGAAAGCGCCTTACTTGAACTCAAGAGGCTACTACACCCGGGTATCAACCTTCCAATACCGAACCAAAATTGGAATGAAACAAAATTCAACTGGGTGCAGGAGGTATCAGCTTTGCGACAATATGGGGTGCAAGCCATCATTCACGAGTCCGTCGCTCCTGATTGGAAAGACGCTTCAATCGCTAAAATCTACTTCGTTGCTCCCAAATTCGACTTCGTTCATAAGGAAGACTTGCTGGGAACTTCACGGAATAGTGGCGAGTTTGTGTTCTTTTACAAAAGATACATTAAATTGCTATTCAAGAAACTGGGCTTAACGATTCGAAAGGCTAGAGAAGTATCTGAAGAGATTGTAGCATTTGAAACCGAAATTGCAAAAATAGTCCCCGATGAGAGCGAAGTCACCCCGCCAGAGCCAATTTCTTTTAACACCCTCAGGGAACGCATTCCTCAAATTGAATGGATGACATACTTTGCTAACATTCTAGATATATCTATTGACACCATGTCGCCGCTAATAGTAATCAATGAGGAGTACTATCGCAAATTAGTGAACTTAATATCTCGAACCCAAAGTCGAGTAATCGCTCAATATTTGCTTTTCAAATTTATGTTCAAATTCAGGGCAGCAGTAGAAGATACACATAGTCCGGAATATTGTTTGGAAGATGTTAtcaagaaaatgaaaacaactGTCGGCAAAATCTTCGTCAACAACTATTACTCCCCCGAAACGAAGCAAAGTGTGAGTGAGATTGTGGCAGACGTGAAAGAAGCTTTTGCGGAAATATTGAATGAGTCTGTTTGGCTGGACCAGTCGACGAAGGGTCAAGCTCTTGAAAAGTTGCGTGCAGTACGCACCATCGTAGGATATTCGGATGATTTGTTTACAGATAACATGGAATCTTCTGTTCATCTCACCTCCAACTATTACGAAAATTGCGTTAAATTGGCTAAGCGTGAAGCAGAAGTTGAACATATTCAACTGTATGAAGGGTTGCGTCCGTGGGTACCTAGCCCTGTGGATACCAATGCATTCTATAAAGTGACAAGAAATACTATATTCATTCCTGCTGGACTACTAGTTCCTCCTCTATATGATCAGAGCTACCCAAAGTATCGCAACTATGGAGTCCTTGGAGCTATCATTGGCCACGAGTTGACCCATGGATTCGACTTCGAAGGAAAGAATTATGACTCGAAAGGGTCCGTGCAAAACTGGTGGACAACGAAATCACTAATTGCCTACTATAGCCATCTGGAGTGCGTCCTCTCACAGTACAACAACATTTCTGCATCGGAATCTCGAGAAAGTGTAGGAGATTTCGGAAGTCTAAGCGAGAATGTGGCTGACAGTGGAGGAATACAAGTTGCGTTTCGGGCCTACATGAACTGGAAACGGAGAAACCAGGAAGAGCAAGTGCCGAAAGAAACTATGACTAGTGAAAAgctattttttatgaattttgccaAATTATGGTGCATTCCTCAAAGTAATTCTTCTTCGCCGAACAAATATCGCGTATTTAACTCCTTGGCCAGCTTACCTTCTTTCGCAGATGCTTTTGGCTGTGAACCAGGTTCCAAAATGAATCCAGTTAGAAGATGCAAGCTTTGGTGA